Proteins encoded together in one Betaproteobacteria bacterium window:
- a CDS encoding aldo/keto reductase, with translation MEYVNLGSTGLKVSRICLGCMSYGSSKWRDWVLDYDASKPFFKRALELGINFFDTADMYSDGESEVVTGRALKELGVSRDKVVVATKVYNPMGKDPNQKGLSRKHIMHAIDNSLQRLGLDYVDLYQIHRFDRRTPIEETLEALTDVVKAGKALYIGASSMYAYQFAKMLHVSDTNGFSRFVTMQNHYNLVYREEEREMNPLCREEGIGLIPWSPLARGFLAGNRTRESWGATTRAKSDDFAHDMYYEDSDFEVVKRVTEVAKKRDVPNAQVAIAWLLRQPGVTAPIVGATKMQHLEDAVAALSAKLTEDELKSLAEPYKPHPVLGNLS, from the coding sequence ATGGAATACGTGAATCTCGGCAGCACCGGCCTGAAAGTCTCGCGCATCTGCCTGGGCTGCATGAGCTATGGCTCGTCGAAATGGCGCGACTGGGTGCTCGACTACGATGCGTCGAAGCCTTTTTTCAAGCGCGCGCTGGAACTGGGCATCAATTTCTTCGATACCGCCGACATGTACTCGGACGGCGAAAGCGAAGTGGTCACCGGACGGGCGTTGAAGGAGCTCGGCGTATCGCGGGACAAGGTCGTCGTGGCGACCAAGGTGTACAACCCCATGGGCAAGGACCCCAACCAGAAGGGGTTGTCGCGCAAGCACATCATGCATGCGATCGACAACAGCCTGCAGCGCCTCGGCCTCGATTACGTGGACCTCTACCAGATCCACCGCTTCGACCGCAGAACGCCGATAGAAGAAACGCTGGAAGCGCTGACCGACGTCGTCAAGGCCGGCAAGGCGCTCTACATCGGCGCCTCGTCCATGTATGCGTACCAGTTCGCAAAGATGCTGCACGTTTCGGATACGAATGGATTCTCGCGCTTCGTGACGATGCAGAACCATTACAACCTCGTGTATCGCGAAGAAGAACGCGAGATGAATCCGCTGTGCCGCGAGGAAGGCATCGGGCTGATTCCGTGGAGCCCGCTGGCGCGCGGCTTCCTGGCCGGCAATCGCACCAGGGAGAGCTGGGGCGCGACGACGCGTGCGAAGAGCGACGATTTCGCGCACGACATGTACTACGAAGACTCGGATTTCGAAGTCGTCAAGCGGGTGACGGAAGTCGCGAAGAAACGCGACGTGCCGAATGCGCAGGTGGCGATTGCGTGGCTATTGCGGCAACCCGGCGTAACCGCACCCATCGTCGGCGCCACCAAGATGCAACACCTCGAGGATGCCGTCGCCGCACTATCCGCCAAACTGACCGAAGACGAACTGAAGTCTCTCGCCGAGCCTTACAAGCCACACCCCGTACTCGGCAATCTGAGCTGA
- the dusA gene encoding tRNA dihydrouridine(20/20a) synthase DusA, giving the protein MTSLDHRLCTAPMMDWSDRHCRYFFRQLSRHAVVYTEMVTTGALIHGDVERHLRFDAAEHPVALQLGGSDSAELAHCARMGEQYGYDEINLNCGCPSERVQHGAFGACLMAEPQLVADCVKAMRDAVSIPVTVKHRLGTDSMEAYEFVQTFVATLAHAGCETFFVHARNAVLKGLSPKDNREMPPLKYDYVYRLKRDFPGLRIIVNGGVNTLEAIDPHLSQVDGVMLGRLAYHDPYVLAQAGVRLFGEPPRSRSAIVDAMFDYATDQVASGTPVRAIVRHMLGLYHGQPNARIWRRMLSDASLLAANRPGLLLDAMQATENGAAMLAAVA; this is encoded by the coding sequence ATGACGTCGCTCGACCACCGCCTGTGCACGGCGCCGATGATGGACTGGTCGGACCGGCATTGCCGCTATTTCTTCCGGCAGCTTTCCAGGCACGCCGTGGTTTACACTGAAATGGTCACGACCGGCGCGCTGATCCACGGCGACGTCGAACGGCATCTGCGCTTCGATGCCGCCGAGCATCCGGTTGCGTTGCAACTCGGCGGCTCGGATTCCGCAGAACTCGCACACTGTGCCCGTATGGGCGAGCAATACGGTTACGACGAAATCAACCTGAACTGCGGCTGTCCTTCCGAACGCGTGCAGCACGGCGCCTTCGGCGCCTGCCTGATGGCCGAGCCGCAACTCGTTGCCGATTGCGTGAAGGCGATGCGGGACGCGGTTTCGATACCTGTGACCGTCAAGCATCGTCTCGGCACCGATTCGATGGAGGCTTACGAATTCGTGCAGACATTCGTGGCGACGCTCGCCCACGCCGGCTGCGAAACCTTCTTTGTCCACGCCCGCAACGCAGTGCTCAAAGGTCTCTCGCCAAAAGACAACCGCGAGATGCCTCCGCTGAAATACGACTACGTCTACCGCCTGAAGCGCGATTTCCCCGGGCTGCGCATCATAGTGAACGGCGGCGTGAACACGCTGGAGGCAATCGACCCGCACTTGTCGCAGGTCGATGGCGTCATGCTCGGACGCCTGGCCTATCACGATCCTTACGTGCTCGCGCAGGCCGGCGTACGCCTGTTCGGCGAACCGCCGCGATCGCGTTCGGCGATCGTCGACGCAATGTTCGACTATGCAACCGATCAGGTGGCAAGCGGTACGCCGGTGCGTGCGATTGTCCGGCATATGCTCGGGCTCTATCATGGCCAACCGAATGCGAGAATCTGGCGGCGCATGCTGTCGGATGCGAGCTTGCTTGCCGCCAATCGTCCCGGCCTTCTGCTCGACGCCATGCAGGCGACCGAAAACGGTGCGGCCATGCTCGCCGCAGTCGCCTAG
- a CDS encoding phosphatase PAP2 family protein, which yields MKEWLYDWGGLNVALFHAVNANHAAWLDRLMLALTWAGDHDRFSLYLAVLTLVTWWRFARDPAGARAWVLALATFSIGYLLDGVLVIGLKSAFDFPRPPAVLPADSLIIVGPPEFRHGFPSGHASFATLVAAMLWPGAKNLATRIALALFVVGVCLSRSYLGMHFPADVLFGSLKSLLVVIAVRATLTKRMPAARG from the coding sequence ATGAAGGAATGGCTGTACGACTGGGGCGGATTGAACGTCGCCCTGTTTCACGCGGTCAATGCGAATCATGCGGCATGGCTCGACCGGCTGATGTTGGCGCTGACCTGGGCCGGCGACCACGATCGCTTTTCGCTCTACCTCGCCGTCCTGACATTGGTAACCTGGTGGCGCTTCGCGCGCGACCCCGCGGGCGCCCGTGCATGGGTGCTGGCGCTCGCGACGTTCTCGATCGGCTATCTGCTCGACGGCGTGCTGGTGATCGGCCTGAAATCCGCCTTCGATTTTCCGCGCCCGCCCGCCGTCCTGCCGGCGGACAGCCTGATTATCGTCGGTCCGCCGGAATTCCGCCACGGCTTCCCCAGTGGTCATGCCTCGTTCGCCACGCTGGTCGCCGCCATGCTCTGGCCGGGGGCGAAGAACCTGGCCACCCGCATCGCGTTGGCGCTCTTTGTAGTCGGAGTCTGTCTGTCGCGGTCCTACCTCGGCATGCATTTCCCGGCCGACGTGTTGTTCGGCAGCCTGAAGTCGCTTCTCGTCGTCATCGCCGTTCGCGCCACGCTGACAAAGCGGATGCCGGCGGCGCGCGGCTGA
- a CDS encoding DUF4337 domain-containing protein — MSEQHMHVHGAHDHEVEHQAHHGPGLAQQVAIFTAILSTIGAVVAYLGAATQNEAMLLKNEAVLKKAEASDQWNFYQSKSTKGHLAELASRLTKEPAQVEFYRKEIGRYDIEKKEIRVKAEELDKESHKMNENSDHALHPLHKLEQALTLIQIAIALGSITALTRKRWLFITALAAATGGITLFGIALAL; from the coding sequence ATGTCAGAGCAACACATGCACGTGCACGGCGCGCACGATCACGAGGTCGAGCACCAGGCCCATCATGGCCCGGGACTCGCGCAACAGGTGGCGATCTTCACCGCGATCCTTTCCACCATCGGCGCGGTGGTCGCTTACCTGGGCGCAGCGACGCAGAACGAAGCGATGCTGCTCAAGAACGAAGCCGTGCTGAAAAAAGCCGAAGCTTCGGACCAATGGAATTTCTATCAGTCGAAGAGCACCAAGGGTCACCTTGCGGAGCTTGCCTCCCGGCTCACGAAAGAACCGGCGCAGGTCGAGTTCTACAGGAAGGAGATCGGGCGTTACGACATCGAGAAGAAGGAAATCCGCGTCAAGGCGGAGGAACTCGACAAGGAATCGCACAAGATGAACGAGAACAGCGACCATGCGCTGCATCCACTGCACAAGCTGGAGCAGGCGCTGACGCTGATCCAGATCGCGATAGCTCTGGGCTCGATTACGGCGCTGACGCGCAAGCGCTGGTTGTTCATCACGGCTCTCGCTGCAGCGACCGGCGGCATCACCCTGTTCGGCATCGCGTTGGCGCTATAG
- a CDS encoding fumarylacetoacetate hydrolase family protein, producing the protein MKLVRYGEAGKEKPGILDAQGAIRDLSGVIKDIDATTVSPEGIAKLKSVNVDSLPKVSGNPRLGAPIANVPKLICIGLNYADHAKESNLPIPPEPVVFMKAITAITGPNDDVKLPKGSKKGDWEVELAFVIGRKAQSVSEADALNHIAGYMICNDVSEREWQLEHGSQWSKGKSFDTFAPLGPWFVTADEIEDPQNLAMWLDVNGQRKQTGNTNTMIFGVKKLVSYLSYICTLTPGDVVSTGTPPGVGMGIKPAPQFLKAGDEMRVGIDGLGEQKQKVYGG; encoded by the coding sequence ATGAAACTGGTACGTTACGGAGAAGCAGGAAAAGAGAAACCGGGCATTCTGGACGCGCAGGGCGCGATCCGCGACCTGTCCGGCGTGATCAAGGACATCGACGCGACGACAGTCTCGCCGGAAGGCATCGCCAAGCTGAAAAGCGTGAACGTGGACAGCCTGCCCAAGGTGAGCGGCAATCCGCGGCTGGGTGCGCCGATCGCGAACGTGCCGAAGCTGATCTGCATCGGCCTCAACTACGCCGACCACGCCAAGGAATCCAACCTGCCGATCCCGCCCGAGCCGGTGGTGTTCATGAAGGCCATCACCGCGATCACCGGACCGAACGACGACGTGAAACTGCCCAAGGGCTCGAAGAAGGGCGACTGGGAAGTCGAGTTGGCCTTCGTCATCGGCAGGAAGGCGCAGAGCGTTTCGGAAGCCGACGCACTGAACCATATCGCCGGCTATATGATCTGCAACGACGTCTCCGAGCGCGAATGGCAGCTTGAGCACGGCAGCCAGTGGTCGAAGGGCAAGAGCTTCGACACCTTTGCGCCGCTCGGTCCGTGGTTCGTGACAGCCGATGAAATCGAGGATCCGCAGAATCTGGCCATGTGGCTCGATGTCAACGGCCAGCGCAAGCAGACCGGCAATACCAACACGATGATCTTCGGCGTGAAGAAGCTGGTGTCGTATCTGTCTTACATCTGCACGCTGACCCCCGGCGACGTGGTGAGCACCGGCACCCCGCCCGGCGTGGGCATGGGTATCAAGCCGGCGCCGCAATTCCTCAAGGCCGGCGACGAGATGCGCGTTGGCATCGACGGCCTCGGCGAGCAGAAGCAGAAGGTCTACGGCGGGTGA
- a CDS encoding SDR family oxidoreductase, whose amino-acid sequence MAGRLSGKVAFVTAAAQGIGRATALAFAREGARVWATDLNEAKLAELKGTPGIEVRNLDVLKDAEVAKLAAEVGAPNVIFNCAGFVHHGTILQCADKDWDFSFNLNVRSHYVVIRSFLPRMLEAGGGSIINVASVAGSIKGIANRFVYGASKAAVIGLTKSIAIDYVKQGIRCNALCPGTVDTPSLGDRINAFDDPVQARKDFIARQPMGRLARAEELAELSVFLASDESVFMTGQAVIMDGGITI is encoded by the coding sequence GTGGCTGGAAGATTGAGCGGTAAGGTTGCATTCGTGACCGCCGCAGCACAGGGTATCGGCCGCGCAACCGCGCTGGCTTTCGCGCGCGAGGGCGCCAGGGTGTGGGCGACCGACCTGAACGAGGCAAAACTCGCTGAACTGAAAGGCACGCCGGGCATTGAAGTACGCAATCTCGACGTACTCAAGGACGCCGAGGTGGCAAAACTTGCGGCAGAAGTCGGCGCCCCGAACGTCATCTTCAACTGCGCCGGTTTCGTGCATCACGGCACCATACTGCAGTGCGCCGACAAGGACTGGGATTTCTCGTTCAACCTCAATGTGCGCAGCCACTACGTCGTGATCCGCAGCTTCCTGCCGAGGATGCTGGAAGCCGGCGGCGGCTCGATCATCAACGTCGCATCGGTGGCGGGATCCATCAAGGGCATCGCCAACCGCTTCGTCTACGGCGCATCGAAGGCGGCGGTCATCGGGCTCACGAAATCCATCGCCATCGACTACGTCAAGCAGGGCATCCGCTGCAACGCCTTGTGCCCGGGCACGGTGGATACGCCTTCGCTGGGCGATCGCATCAATGCATTCGACGATCCGGTGCAGGCGCGCAAGGATTTCATCGCCCGCCAGCCGATGGGCCGGCTCGCGAGAGCCGAAGAACTTGCCGAACTGTCGGTATTCCTCGCCTCCGACGAATCGGTGTTCATGACCGGCCAGGCCGTGATCATGGACGGCGGGATTACTATCTAA
- the ugpC gene encoding sn-glycerol-3-phosphate ABC transporter ATP-binding protein UgpC, whose translation MASVELKQVRKSFGSTQVVHGVDVSISDGEFVVLVGPSGCGKSTLLRMIAGLEEISAGEIRIGDRVVNNIPPKQRDIAMVFQNYALYPHMKVIDNMAFSMKLAGRSREEIRERVDKAAKILGLTDYLDRYPRQLSGGQRQRVAMGRAIVRDPQVFLFDEPLSNLDAKLRVQMRTEIKELHQRLKTTSVYVTHDQIEAMTMADKIVVMNGGKVEQIGTPLELYDHPANLFVAGFIGSPAMNFLSGKLVTEEAGRGVQIAQGCVLPAPANREADGRDVIIGVRPEHFDIGESCVKAQIVVVEPTGADTQVYCRIAGQDITAVSRARHTFRPGDTIDLKPTDGKSYLFDPASGARIA comes from the coding sequence ATGGCATCCGTCGAACTCAAGCAGGTCCGCAAATCCTTCGGCAGCACCCAGGTCGTGCACGGTGTCGACGTTTCCATCTCCGATGGCGAGTTCGTGGTATTGGTCGGCCCGTCCGGCTGCGGAAAATCCACGTTGCTGCGCATGATTGCCGGCCTCGAGGAAATCAGCGCGGGGGAGATCCGCATCGGTGATCGCGTGGTCAACAACATCCCGCCCAAACAGCGCGACATTGCGATGGTGTTCCAGAACTACGCGCTGTATCCGCACATGAAGGTCATCGACAACATGGCCTTCTCGATGAAACTGGCGGGACGAAGCCGGGAAGAGATTCGCGAGCGGGTGGACAAGGCGGCGAAGATCCTCGGGCTCACCGACTATCTCGACCGCTATCCGCGGCAGCTTTCCGGCGGCCAGCGCCAGCGCGTGGCGATGGGCCGCGCGATCGTGCGCGATCCGCAGGTGTTCCTGTTCGACGAGCCGCTGTCCAATCTCGACGCCAAGCTGCGCGTGCAGATGCGCACCGAAATCAAGGAACTGCACCAGCGGCTGAAGACGACATCGGTCTACGTCACGCATGACCAGATCGAAGCCATGACCATGGCCGACAAGATCGTCGTGATGAACGGCGGCAAGGTCGAGCAGATCGGCACGCCGCTGGAGCTCTACGACCATCCCGCCAATCTGTTCGTCGCCGGCTTCATCGGCTCGCCGGCGATGAATTTCCTGTCCGGCAAACTCGTCACCGAAGAGGCCGGCCGCGGCGTGCAGATCGCACAGGGTTGCGTACTACCCGCGCCGGCGAACCGGGAGGCCGACGGACGCGACGTCATCATCGGTGTGCGCCCCGAGCATTTCGACATCGGTGAATCCTGCGTGAAGGCGCAGATCGTCGTGGTGGAGCCGACCGGTGCGGATACGCAGGTGTATTGCCGCATTGCGGGACAGGACATCACCGCGGTATCGCGCGCGCGCCACACGTTCCGACCGGGCGACACCATCGATCTCAAGCCGACCGACGGCAAGAGCTATCTGTTCGATCCGGCATCCGGTGCCCGGATCGCCTGA
- a CDS encoding extracellular solute-binding protein — protein MTRITRRHFLQASAAAGAALSAPMLARESMAQELSFKPEPGAKLRVLRWKRFVQGDEDQWLANTKKFTEKTGIEVTTDAENWEDVRPKAAVAANIGNGPDIILSTNDDPHQYPDKLLEIGDLCEYLGKKYGPWYPSALAYGKSGGRWIALPLGSGGNCMNYRESHMKAAGFKEFPKDTDGFLKLCQGLKKNGTPAGFALGNATGDANGWCHWLVWAFGAKLVDESNKVAINSKETVAALEYAKELYPTFIPGTLSWLDPNNNKAFLSGEISLTSNGISIYYAAKTSNDPKMQEIAKDMNHAVFPVGPVGHPTMSALFFTCVIFKFTKYPNAAKEYLRFMMEKEQYEEWQKASIGFVTQPLTFYERNPVWTVDPKHTPFKFSCKNMLANGYAGTMGTASAGCMADFVVVNMIAEAASGNLSVKEAIEKAEKRAKRYYR, from the coding sequence GTGACTCGAATCACACGGCGTCATTTTCTGCAGGCATCCGCCGCCGCGGGTGCCGCACTCAGCGCGCCGATGCTGGCGCGCGAATCGATGGCACAGGAGTTGTCGTTCAAGCCCGAACCGGGCGCGAAACTGCGCGTATTGCGCTGGAAGCGCTTCGTCCAGGGCGACGAAGACCAGTGGCTGGCCAATACGAAGAAATTCACCGAGAAGACCGGCATCGAAGTCACGACCGACGCCGAGAACTGGGAAGACGTCCGACCCAAGGCGGCGGTGGCCGCCAACATCGGCAACGGGCCCGATATCATCCTTTCCACCAACGACGACCCGCACCAGTATCCGGACAAGCTGCTCGAAATCGGCGACCTGTGCGAATACCTCGGCAAGAAGTACGGGCCGTGGTACCCGAGCGCGCTGGCGTATGGCAAAAGCGGCGGGCGCTGGATCGCGCTGCCGCTAGGCTCGGGCGGCAACTGCATGAACTATCGCGAGAGCCACATGAAGGCGGCGGGCTTCAAGGAATTTCCGAAGGACACCGATGGATTCCTGAAGCTCTGCCAGGGTCTGAAGAAGAACGGCACGCCGGCGGGTTTCGCGCTCGGCAATGCGACCGGAGATGCCAACGGCTGGTGTCACTGGCTGGTATGGGCCTTCGGCGCGAAGCTGGTGGACGAGAGCAACAAGGTCGCCATCAACAGCAAAGAGACGGTGGCGGCGCTGGAGTACGCGAAGGAACTTTATCCGACGTTCATTCCCGGCACGCTGTCCTGGCTCGATCCGAACAACAACAAGGCCTTTCTGTCCGGTGAGATCAGCCTGACCAGCAACGGCATCTCGATCTATTACGCGGCGAAGACCTCGAACGATCCGAAGATGCAGGAGATCGCCAAGGACATGAACCATGCCGTGTTCCCGGTCGGGCCGGTCGGCCATCCGACGATGAGCGCGCTGTTCTTCACCTGCGTGATCTTCAAGTTCACGAAGTATCCGAACGCGGCCAAGGAGTACTTGCGCTTCATGATGGAGAAGGAGCAGTACGAGGAATGGCAGAAGGCATCGATCGGCTTCGTCACCCAGCCGCTGACCTTCTACGAGCGTAATCCGGTTTGGACCGTGGACCCGAAGCACACGCCGTTCAAGTTCAGTTGCAAGAACATGCTGGCGAACGGCTATGCCGGGACGATGGGTACCGCCTCCGCCGGCTGCATGGCCGATTTCGTCGTTGTCAACATGATTGCGGAAGCGGCCTCCGGCAATCTGTCCGTCAAGGAAGCCATCGAGAAGGCGGAGAAGCGGGCGAAAAGGTACTACCGCTGA
- a CDS encoding sugar ABC transporter permease: MSAVSRFFDNRNVLGLLFMLPAGALLLFFLTYPLGLGVWLGFTDAKIGRVGEWIGIENYEYLVTDSVFRLSVFNTFVYTVIASVIKFALGLWLALLLNKNIPFKSFVRAIVLLPFIVPTVLSAIAFWWIYDAQFSIVSWVLVKMGLIDQYINFLGEPNLARMSTIIANIWRGVPFVAICLLAGLQTIPPSMYEAASIDGASPFQQFRHVTLPMLSPIIAVVMTFSVLFTFTDFQLIWVLTRGGPINATHLMATLSFQRAIPGGALGEGAAIATAMIPFLLAAILFSYFGLQRRRWQQGGGDK, from the coding sequence ATGAGCGCCGTTTCGCGCTTCTTCGACAACCGCAATGTCCTCGGGCTGCTGTTCATGCTGCCCGCGGGAGCGCTGCTGCTTTTCTTTCTGACTTACCCGCTGGGTCTCGGGGTCTGGCTCGGCTTCACCGACGCCAAGATAGGCCGCGTTGGCGAATGGATCGGCATCGAAAACTACGAGTATCTGGTAACCGACAGCGTGTTCCGACTGTCGGTGTTCAACACCTTTGTTTACACGGTGATAGCGAGCGTAATCAAGTTTGCGCTCGGCCTGTGGCTCGCACTGCTGCTCAACAAGAACATCCCGTTCAAGTCCTTTGTACGCGCAATCGTGCTGCTGCCCTTCATCGTGCCCACGGTGCTGTCGGCGATTGCGTTCTGGTGGATCTACGACGCGCAGTTCTCGATCGTGAGCTGGGTGCTGGTAAAAATGGGGCTGATCGATCAATACATTAATTTCCTGGGGGAGCCAAACCTGGCGCGGATGTCGACCATCATCGCCAACATCTGGCGAGGCGTGCCGTTCGTCGCCATCTGTCTGCTGGCGGGCCTGCAGACCATTCCACCGTCGATGTACGAGGCGGCGAGCATCGACGGTGCCTCGCCGTTCCAGCAGTTCCGGCATGTAACGCTGCCGATGCTTTCCCCGATCATTGCCGTGGTGATGACTTTCTCGGTCCTGTTCACGTTTACCGATTTCCAGTTGATCTGGGTGTTGACGCGCGGCGGCCCGATCAACGCGACCCACCTGATGGCGACGCTTTCCTTCCAGCGCGCGATTCCCGGTGGTGCGCTCGGCGAAGGTGCGGCGATCGCCACCGCGATGATTCCCTTCCTGCTGGCGGCGATTCTGTTCAGTTATTTTGGCTTGCAGCGCAGAAGGTGGCAGCAAGGGGGGGGTGATAAATGA
- a CDS encoding carbohydrate ABC transporter permease, with the protein MASTEPREGMHYLESLPRRWVTVYIPLLVFLFVLLFPFYWMVITSFKPNAELLSTGGNPFWVDEPTLDHFRKLFLGTSYPKWMWNTIIVSVSATFVSLAASVFAAYAIERLRFKGSRQTGLAIFLAYLIPPSILFIPLAMMVFQIGIFDTRWALILTYPTFLIPFCTWLLMGYFRSIPFELEECALIDGATRWQILTKIILPLAVPGLISAGIFAFTLSWNEFLYALTFISASENKTVPVGVITELVEGDVYHWGALMAGALVGSLPVAIMYSFFVEYYVAGMTGAVKE; encoded by the coding sequence ATGGCGAGCACTGAGCCGCGCGAAGGGATGCATTACCTGGAATCTCTGCCCCGGCGCTGGGTGACGGTTTACATTCCCCTGCTCGTCTTCCTGTTCGTGTTGCTGTTCCCGTTCTACTGGATGGTGATCACGTCATTCAAGCCGAACGCGGAACTGTTGTCCACCGGTGGCAATCCGTTCTGGGTCGACGAACCCACGCTCGATCATTTCAGGAAACTGTTTCTGGGGACGTCCTATCCGAAATGGATGTGGAATACGATCATCGTGTCGGTGAGCGCGACCTTCGTGTCGCTGGCGGCGAGCGTGTTCGCCGCCTACGCGATCGAGCGCCTGCGCTTCAAAGGCTCGCGCCAGACCGGACTGGCGATATTCCTGGCCTATCTGATTCCGCCGTCGATCCTGTTCATCCCGCTGGCGATGATGGTGTTCCAGATCGGCATTTTCGACACGCGCTGGGCGCTGATCCTGACGTATCCGACTTTCCTGATCCCGTTCTGCACCTGGTTGCTGATGGGCTATTTCCGTTCGATTCCGTTCGAACTGGAAGAATGCGCGCTGATCGACGGTGCGACGCGCTGGCAGATTCTGACCAAAATTATCCTGCCTCTGGCCGTGCCGGGCCTGATCTCGGCGGGGATTTTTGCATTCACGTTGTCCTGGAACGAGTTTCTCTATGCGCTGACATTCATCTCCGCATCGGAGAACAAAACGGTTCCGGTGGGTGTGATCACCGAGCTGGTGGAAGGCGACGTCTACCACTGGGGCGCATTGATGGCGGGCGCACTGGTCGGATCGCTGCCGGTCGCGATCATGTATTCTTTTTTCGTAGAATATTACGTCGCCGGCATGACGGGCGCTGTCAAGGAATAA
- a CDS encoding dihydroxy-acid dehydratase: protein MVAKKKLRSHDWFGGPGIDSMVHRSWMKNQGLPRHLFEGRPVIGICNTWSELTPCNAHFRQIADRVKRGVLEAGGFPLEFPVMSLGEPVMRPTAMLFRNLAAMDVEESIRANPLDGVILLTGCDKTTPALMMGAASCDVPALVVSGGPMLNGRWRDQTVGSGTHVFKFKEMLKTGEMNDDDLMEAEQAMSRSAGHCMTMGTASTMASMAEALGMAMPTNAAIPAVDSRRYVLAHMAGRRIVQLVKEDVRMSKILTKQAFENAIRVNGAIGGSTNAVVHLLALARRIGVKLTLDDWDRLGRKLPCLVNLMPSGEYLMEDFYYAGGLPVVLRELGKASLLHRNALTVSGDTIWNNVKAAKNWNPKVIFPIEKPFKKQGGIAVLRGNLVPKGAVIKPSAATPKLMKHRGRAVVFESIEDYKKRIDDPKLKIDETCVMVLKGCGPKGYPGFPEVGNFALPSRILKKGITDMVRISDARMSGTAYGTVVLHSAPEAAAGGPLALVQDGDMIEIDVPKRKLHLDVSDAELERRRRKWKAPKPMADRGYVKLYIDHVNQADEGADLDILVGGSGTPLLRESH from the coding sequence ATGGTTGCAAAGAAAAAACTGCGTAGTCACGACTGGTTCGGCGGGCCTGGCATCGACAGCATGGTGCATCGCTCGTGGATGAAGAACCAGGGCCTGCCGCGGCATCTGTTCGAAGGCCGTCCGGTCATCGGCATCTGCAACACCTGGTCGGAACTCACGCCCTGTAATGCGCACTTCCGCCAGATCGCCGACCGCGTGAAGCGCGGCGTGCTGGAAGCAGGCGGTTTCCCGCTGGAGTTTCCGGTGATGTCGCTGGGCGAGCCGGTGATGCGGCCGACCGCGATGCTGTTCCGCAACCTCGCCGCCATGGACGTCGAGGAATCCATCCGCGCCAATCCTCTCGACGGCGTGATCCTGCTGACCGGATGCGACAAGACCACCCCGGCGCTGATGATGGGCGCGGCCTCCTGCGACGTGCCGGCACTGGTCGTTTCCGGTGGGCCGATGCTGAACGGCCGCTGGCGCGACCAGACCGTCGGTTCGGGCACGCATGTCTTCAAATTCAAGGAAATGCTGAAGACCGGCGAGATGAACGACGACGACTTGATGGAGGCCGAGCAGGCGATGTCGCGCTCCGCCGGGCACTGCATGACCATGGGAACGGCGTCGACGATGGCGTCGATGGCCGAAGCCCTGGGCATGGCGATGCCGACCAACGCCGCGATTCCTGCGGTCGATTCGCGCCGCTACGTGCTGGCGCACATGGCGGGACGGCGCATCGTACAACTGGTCAAGGAAGACGTGCGCATGTCGAAGATCCTGACCAAGCAGGCGTTCGAGAACGCAATCCGCGTCAACGGCGCGATCGGCGGTTCGACCAACGCGGTGGTGCACCTGCTTGCACTCGCGCGCCGCATCGGCGTGAAGCTGACGCTTGACGACTGGGATCGGCTGGGCCGCAAACTGCCGTGCCTGGTGAACCTGATGCCTTCCGGCGAATACCTGATGGAGGATTTCTACTATGCCGGCGGCCTGCCGGTGGTACTGCGCGAACTCGGTAAAGCCAGCCTGCTGCACAGGAACGCGCTGACGGTAAGCGGCGATACGATCTGGAACAACGTCAAGGCCGCCAAGAACTGGAACCCGAAGGTGATCTTCCCGATCGAGAAGCCGTTCAAGAAGCAGGGTGGCATTGCGGTGTTGCGCGGCAATCTGGTTCCGAAGGGTGCCGTGATCAAACCTTCCGCCGCTACGCCGAAACTGATGAAGCATCGCGGCCGCGCGGTGGTGTTCGAAAGCATCGAGGACTACAAGAAACGCATCGACGATCCGAAGCTGAAGATCGACGAAACTTGCGTGATGGTGCTGAAGGGCTGCGGTCCGAAGGGCTACCCCGGATTCCCGGAAGTCGGCAATTTCGCGCTGCCGTCCAGGATCCTTAAGAAAGGCATTACCGACATGGTGCGTATCTCGGATGCACGCATGAGCGGCACGGCCTACGGCACCGTGGTGTTGCACAGCGCGCCGGAAGCAGCGGCGGGCGGACCGCTGGCGCTGGTGCAGGACGGTGACATGATCGAGATCGACGTGCCGAAACGCAAACTGCACCTGGATGTTTCCGACGCGGAACTGGAGCGGCGCCGCAGGAAGTGGAAGGCGCCGAAGCCGATGGCGGATCGCGGCTACGTCAAGCTCTATATCGACCACGTGAACCAGGCCGACGAAGGCGCGGACCTGGATATTCTGGTGGGTGGCAGCGGAACACCGTTGTTGCGCGAATCGCACTAG